A region of bacterium DNA encodes the following proteins:
- a CDS encoding FHA domain-containing protein has translation MRRLQPSHFTSALPLTIGRSEANDIVIADDSISRVHLIVSRLRSGRVLITDCQTTNGTRVMEAGSERSVHQAVVETATLLQCGQIRFRLTEILSRSQSKTAGEA, from the coding sequence ATGCGACGTCTGCAGCCCTCGCACTTCACTTCCGCTCTGCCCCTGACTATAGGACGGAGCGAAGCCAACGATATCGTCATCGCTGATGATTCGATCAGCCGGGTCCATCTTATCGTATCCCGGCTCCGTAGCGGCCGAGTTCTGATCACCGATTGCCAGACGACCAATGGAACGCGCGTGATGGAAGCCGGAAGCGAACGGTCGGTCCACCAGGCGGTGGTTGAAACCGCCACGCTGTTGCAGTGCGGACAGATCCGCTTCCGACTGACAGAGATTCTCTCCCGCTCCCAATCGAAGACAGCCGGGGAGGCCTGA
- a CDS encoding FHA domain-containing protein, with amino-acid sequence MALLVGCLLALAVMFAWATCRLTRTQPRVRFIDCCLPVYGSILLCRTAGMASWWGWFAVLPPLAFVYGYRVCGRLARARGYNYHFFGCLGVLGIGLIVLAILEPGGIGHLRPAPAAATVRFAGSRQELVDAPGLICLGGEYEGGIVPLDSPVVVGRDPRACNLVLRSDALSRTHLRVEVDAHGQVLVTDLGSLCGSRLRRSRSESDIRLEAFQSHVLQVGDFVSLADGAQVFRLVNCSE; translated from the coding sequence ATGGCCCTGCTGGTCGGCTGTCTGCTGGCCCTTGCTGTGATGTTCGCCTGGGCCACTTGTCGACTTACGCGCACGCAGCCAAGAGTGCGGTTCATTGATTGCTGCCTTCCGGTCTACGGCAGCATCCTGCTTTGTCGCACTGCTGGGATGGCATCCTGGTGGGGCTGGTTTGCTGTCTTGCCACCGTTGGCGTTCGTCTACGGGTACCGTGTCTGTGGGCGACTGGCCCGCGCCCGCGGCTACAACTACCACTTTTTCGGTTGTCTTGGCGTACTGGGCATCGGGCTCATTGTCCTCGCGATACTCGAGCCCGGTGGAATCGGACATTTGCGCCCGGCCCCCGCCGCCGCCACGGTGCGGTTCGCGGGAAGCCGCCAGGAGCTCGTGGACGCGCCAGGTCTGATCTGCCTTGGTGGGGAATACGAAGGAGGGATCGTCCCCCTCGACTCACCCGTGGTCGTCGGTAGAGATCCCCGCGCCTGCAATCTCGTGCTACGCTCGGACGCGCTGTCCAGAACCCACCTTCGAGTGGAGGTTGATGCGCACGGGCAGGTCTTGGTGACGGATCTCGGCTCGCTTTGCGGAAGCCGCCTGCGGCGATCCCGATCCGAAAGTGACATCAGGCTGGAGGCCTTTCAGAGTCATGTCCTACAGGTGGGAGACTTCGTTTCGTTGGCTGACGGGGCCCAGGTCTTTCGGCTGGTGAACTGTAGTGAGTGA
- a CDS encoding trypsin-like peptidase domain-containing protein has translation MRICSSQHIGGRESQQDRLAATARIGDSDELVTVVAGVADGMGGTPGGDRAAEQALAAAMSDAMELPEEAAPPATLLNAIASAQHAVKALGESESSLSGAGTTLALVMVTDGDLYWASVGDTSVYVLRNGELLRATEPHRAAWLASLSPTVVGRESLPGNILHSYLGSDEPLVIDRNLWPFRLAHGDRVLLATDGVSDTLARADIARLLGDSGGDPADRIVAAAAARGGDSQDNATALCLDNMPLTRGISPRRRIFWSIVAGTAVLLLFALAMALFLRLTHRPSLDLGSAVPRNPNVVWASVCLLRRNLPTRHHRRFLAAILALVFCFGLPASATANAVDERTFASTYRIVTRVRNGKDIRTVTGSGFAINSDGYIVTNWHVVPGQDVLDIRVYSRGDEARMRAALAEYRRTSDFDGEFARTKDVTKLRDDVIGPALLAITEEAADARLVWFDRSLDLALLQCSGANDHAYLKLASLKDVRPNDDVVVVGYPSGAELGSPEAMITAKADGGHARATEDSLVRDGYAYQALHFDAQLSDGSSGSPILNGCGAVVAVASYIIIAAPGAASSYGVSADHVIEACRKAGVPCEVAGPCDDRAARSRATWLIVAGVVASLALSLATLRRQRRDGRTNAVAVRDSYTSLTKRIVKPHSGLALVGCDQDGTRLFAAALEHPRIDIGSDTIVANLVVQSHARDIDGLHCVIHWAEGDTTIEVEDWWSRTGTFDPKGNRLEPGARCRVGRGESFRIARVSIALVSAAEGAADRN, from the coding sequence TTGCGCATCTGTTCTTCGCAGCACATCGGAGGCCGCGAAAGCCAGCAGGATCGGCTCGCCGCGACGGCGCGGATCGGCGATTCTGATGAGCTGGTCACCGTTGTCGCCGGCGTTGCCGACGGAATGGGTGGCACGCCTGGTGGCGATCGCGCTGCAGAACAGGCCCTCGCCGCGGCGATGTCCGATGCCATGGAGCTCCCGGAGGAGGCAGCTCCCCCTGCGACGCTTCTCAACGCGATCGCTTCGGCACAGCATGCAGTCAAAGCTCTTGGAGAGAGTGAATCCAGTCTTTCCGGAGCCGGGACCACGCTGGCACTGGTCATGGTTACTGACGGTGACCTGTACTGGGCATCTGTGGGTGACACCTCTGTCTATGTTCTGCGCAATGGCGAACTACTGCGCGCGACGGAGCCGCACCGGGCCGCGTGGCTGGCGTCGCTCAGTCCGACTGTCGTTGGCCGGGAAAGTCTGCCCGGAAATATCCTCCACAGCTATCTGGGGTCCGACGAGCCTCTTGTTATTGACCGCAACCTGTGGCCGTTTCGACTCGCCCATGGAGATCGAGTCCTGTTGGCTACAGACGGTGTCAGCGACACCCTTGCGCGCGCTGACATCGCCAGGTTGCTGGGCGACTCCGGAGGCGACCCGGCCGACCGGATCGTAGCGGCGGCAGCGGCTCGTGGCGGCGACAGTCAGGACAACGCGACCGCGCTGTGTCTCGATAATATGCCACTTACGCGCGGTATATCCCCCCGCAGGCGCATTTTCTGGAGCATTGTCGCCGGGACGGCCGTATTGCTGCTATTCGCACTTGCCATGGCGCTCTTCCTGCGGTTGACCCACCGCCCGTCTCTCGACCTCGGATCCGCGGTGCCGCGGAATCCAAATGTCGTTTGGGCCTCGGTTTGCCTACTGCGGCGCAACTTACCGACTCGCCACCACCGTCGCTTCCTTGCCGCCATTCTGGCACTCGTCTTCTGTTTCGGCCTGCCGGCATCGGCTACCGCGAACGCCGTTGACGAGCGGACCTTCGCCTCTACCTATCGCATCGTCACCCGCGTTCGGAACGGCAAGGATATCAGGACAGTGACCGGATCCGGATTTGCCATCAACAGCGATGGTTATATCGTCACCAACTGGCACGTTGTACCAGGCCAGGATGTTCTGGACATACGAGTGTACTCTCGCGGGGACGAAGCACGTATGCGGGCTGCGCTCGCCGAATACCGCCGTACCTCCGACTTCGATGGCGAGTTTGCAAGGACGAAGGACGTCACGAAGCTGCGAGACGACGTAATCGGACCGGCCCTGCTGGCCATTACGGAAGAGGCTGCAGACGCCAGATTGGTCTGGTTCGATCGAAGTCTGGATCTGGCCCTGTTGCAGTGCTCTGGTGCGAACGATCACGCATACCTCAAACTGGCGTCACTGAAGGACGTCCGGCCCAATGACGACGTGGTTGTTGTCGGCTATCCGTCCGGCGCCGAACTGGGCAGTCCGGAGGCCATGATCACGGCCAAGGCAGATGGCGGACATGCACGCGCCACTGAAGACAGCTTGGTGCGTGACGGCTACGCGTACCAAGCCCTGCATTTCGATGCACAGCTCAGCGACGGCAGCAGCGGCAGCCCCATTCTCAATGGTTGCGGAGCAGTGGTCGCAGTCGCCTCCTATATCATCATCGCCGCACCCGGCGCCGCGTCCAGTTACGGAGTTTCGGCGGATCACGTCATCGAAGCTTGCCGAAAGGCCGGCGTACCCTGCGAAGTTGCCGGGCCATGTGACGATCGTGCTGCGCGGTCAAGGGCAACGTGGCTGATAGTGGCCGGAGTTGTGGCTTCTCTCGCCTTGTCATTAGCCACTCTGCGCCGTCAGCGGCGCGATGGTCGCACGAACGCCGTGGCGGTTCGCGACAGCTACACGAGCCTCACGAAACGGATTGTGAAACCACATTCCGGCCTAGCGCTGGTCGGCTGCGATCAAGACGGCACCCGCTTGTTTGCGGCCGCGCTTGAGCACCCCCGAATCGACATCGGGAGCGATACCATCGTCGCCAATCTCGTGGTACAAAGTCACGCGCGCGACATCGATGGTTTGCATTGCGTGATCCACTGGGCGGAGGGCGACACGACCATTGAGGTCGAGGATTGGTGGAGCCGTACCGGGACCTTCGACCCCAAGGGTAATCGGCTCGAACCGGGTGCACGATGCCGCGTCGGCCGCGGCGAGTCGTTCAGGATCGCGCGCGTCAGCATTGCATTGGTGTCGGCAGCCGAGGGTGCGGCGGATCGGAACTGA
- a CDS encoding serine/threonine protein kinase, whose translation MNRFDHLDELCSWCMRPRTGPSGMCAFCPPTPPTQDQHHMKMPTGVLIADQYVVGRVLGKGGFGITYLGADINLGNRVAIKEYFPTDLAVRAEDRLTVQVMSPTCRDTYDYGLEQFASEARRLAKYQRVREIVTVINYVRENNTGYLVMEYLDGRTLGEYLATTGGALTPPVALRLLAGVLNGLEAMHAEQMLHRDISPDNIFMTDAGDVKLIDLGAARLAVGGRTQNLSVILKHGYAPPEQYHQNGHQGPWTDIYAFGITLYRCITGQNAPDALDRRESDRLDWSLLSRSGTDRGLVRALQKATSIDPKQRYQSIRELRSALYRNPTPTEEPVPGPTVLAEPARRTTKFPWIAVAACCVLAIALAVVSVTAYSARRDQQTKEKESADRIAALTAANADLRWVAECGVKDTHYYRENLLGKTWWDLGAPLQLAKFLVSPTAPVEDTHTGTSLSDSLRVRVGGRRSPGFGHLSGAWDLLFLRLAQHSNDRGAALDSFVVPVEFGNVTNEFDRTFGPYPAKPGRWSVTLRFTPAHGGPLMYVDQAAAAVERR comes from the coding sequence ATGAACCGATTTGATCATCTCGATGAGCTGTGTTCCTGGTGCATGCGCCCGCGCACGGGACCCAGCGGCATGTGCGCATTCTGTCCGCCAACGCCGCCAACCCAAGACCAGCACCACATGAAAATGCCGACCGGTGTACTCATCGCCGACCAGTATGTAGTCGGCCGTGTTCTTGGCAAAGGCGGCTTCGGCATTACCTATCTTGGCGCCGACATCAACCTCGGCAACCGCGTCGCCATCAAGGAGTACTTCCCCACGGACCTTGCCGTCCGGGCCGAAGACCGATTGACGGTGCAGGTGATGTCGCCGACGTGTCGGGATACATACGACTATGGCTTGGAGCAGTTTGCCAGCGAGGCCCGGCGCTTGGCGAAGTACCAGCGTGTACGCGAGATCGTCACGGTGATCAACTATGTTCGAGAAAACAACACCGGCTATCTGGTAATGGAGTACCTCGACGGACGCACTCTTGGCGAGTACCTGGCCACTACGGGAGGTGCATTGACCCCGCCTGTGGCCCTGCGGCTGCTCGCGGGAGTTCTCAACGGATTGGAGGCCATGCACGCGGAGCAGATGCTCCATCGCGACATAAGCCCGGACAACATCTTCATGACCGACGCTGGGGATGTCAAACTCATCGACCTCGGCGCGGCGCGACTTGCTGTGGGGGGACGGACCCAGAATCTGTCGGTCATCCTCAAGCACGGCTATGCACCGCCTGAGCAATACCACCAGAACGGCCATCAGGGACCATGGACGGACATCTATGCGTTCGGCATCACGCTGTATCGGTGCATCACCGGCCAGAACGCACCAGATGCCCTTGATCGGCGTGAATCGGACCGCCTCGACTGGTCGCTCCTGAGTCGTAGCGGCACCGACCGCGGATTGGTGCGGGCGCTGCAGAAAGCCACCTCGATCGACCCGAAGCAGCGGTACCAGTCGATACGCGAACTCCGGTCCGCACTCTATCGCAACCCGACGCCAACCGAAGAGCCTGTGCCGGGCCCCACGGTCCTTGCGGAACCGGCTCGAAGGACCACGAAGTTCCCGTGGATCGCAGTAGCGGCCTGCTGTGTCTTGGCCATTGCCTTGGCTGTGGTTTCGGTAACCGCATATTCTGCGCGTCGGGACCAGCAAACGAAGGAGAAGGAGAGCGCAGACAGGATCGCGGCCTTGACCGCGGCCAACGCGGATCTGCGTTGGGTCGCCGAATGCGGAGTCAAGGACACTCACTACTACCGGGAGAACCTCCTGGGCAAGACCTGGTGGGACTTGGGTGCCCCGCTCCAGTTAGCCAAGTTCCTGGTTAGTCCCACCGCCCCCGTGGAAGACACCCACACCGGCACAAGCCTCAGTGACTCGCTCCGTGTTCGCGTCGGTGGTCGCAGATCTCCGGGCTTTGGGCATTTGTCCGGCGCCTGGGATCTGCTGTTTCTCCGGCTCGCCCAGCACTCGAACGACCGCGGCGCGGCCCTGGACAGCTTCGTAGTACCGGTCGAGTTCGGGAACGTGACGAACGAGTTCGACCGGACCTTCGGGCCATACCCTGCCAAGCCCGGACGCTGGAGTGTGACTCTGCGCTTCACGCCCGCGCACGGCGGTCCCTTGATGTATGTCGACCAGGCGGCCGCAGCAGTGGAGCGGCGTTGA
- a CDS encoding sigma-70 family RNA polymerase sigma factor — MNKEYDWEHASQFIRTWLRRKLYGSRRHALEDLAQTALVRLIFATQRGNVENFEGLMVTIAHRTLIDSLRATSDLPIEIDIDAVPNDHRISPVIIDPLEPTAERLELILLELFDPECRELAIYKLDGVSWKELANIRGCSHAKIRQDWSRCSRFLRKRLREDASQDWGWA, encoded by the coding sequence GTGAACAAGGAATACGACTGGGAACATGCAAGCCAGTTCATCCGGACCTGGCTACGTCGCAAGCTTTACGGCAGTCGCCGACACGCCCTTGAGGACCTGGCTCAGACGGCGCTGGTTCGACTCATCTTTGCGACGCAGCGAGGCAACGTGGAGAACTTCGAAGGCTTGATGGTCACGATCGCACACAGGACGTTGATAGACTCCCTGCGCGCCACCTCCGATTTACCCATCGAGATCGATATTGACGCAGTTCCGAATGATCACCGGATCAGCCCGGTGATTATAGATCCGCTCGAACCGACGGCGGAGCGCCTTGAGTTGATATTGCTCGAACTCTTCGACCCGGAATGCCGGGAACTGGCGATCTACAAACTTGATGGCGTCAGCTGGAAGGAACTTGCGAATATTCGCGGATGCTCACACGCCAAGATCCGCCAAGACTGGTCGCGTTGCAGCCGGTTCCTGCGTAAGCGGCTGCGCGAGGATGCCTCACAGGACTGGGGGTGGGCATGA
- a CDS encoding serine/threonine-protein phosphatase: protein MELTCHFASGQTAGDRPTMEDRCASAGDEYGQIWVVADGLGGHSGGARAAEFVCGRIISLWRAADAGGRGDLPTLVSATASELAGANASLHRTERGYSTCVVATWEAASGLIRVCGVGDTRCYHVTDGAIELCTRDDTVAFRFAHEIGTEPGVRAHPDRNSLLRAMGSEMTGEPPKMQILQLDDRRQGLLICTDGIWEHVLDGEIALDLLKSPEASDWVAFLLRRAANAGANDRDNATAVGIIWAPLT from the coding sequence TTGGAGCTCACCTGTCACTTTGCCAGCGGCCAAACCGCGGGTGACCGCCCGACGATGGAGGATCGCTGCGCTTCAGCGGGCGACGAATACGGTCAGATCTGGGTGGTTGCCGACGGCCTGGGCGGCCATTCCGGAGGCGCCAGGGCTGCGGAGTTCGTGTGCGGTCGGATCATCAGTCTCTGGCGAGCGGCAGACGCCGGCGGGCGTGGCGATCTGCCGACACTCGTATCTGCAACCGCGTCGGAGCTGGCGGGCGCAAACGCTTCGCTTCACCGAACCGAACGCGGATACAGCACCTGCGTGGTGGCGACATGGGAGGCCGCCAGCGGCCTGATCAGAGTATGCGGAGTCGGCGATACGCGCTGTTACCACGTCACAGACGGCGCGATTGAGCTCTGCACGCGCGACGATACAGTCGCTTTCCGCTTTGCCCACGAGATCGGCACGGAACCGGGCGTGCGCGCGCACCCGGACAGGAACTCGCTGCTGCGCGCGATGGGCTCAGAGATGACCGGAGAGCCGCCGAAGATGCAGATTCTGCAACTTGATGATCGCCGCCAGGGTCTCTTGATCTGCACTGATGGCATCTGGGAACATGTGCTGGACGGTGAGATCGCGCTGGATCTTCTCAAGTCGCCCGAAGCTTCCGATTGGGTCGCTTTTCTCCTGCGTCGGGCCGCAAATGCGGGCGCCAACGACCGTGACAACGCCACGGCCGTTGGCATCATTTGGGCTCCGTTGACCTAG
- a CDS encoding zf-HC2 domain-containing protein, with translation MNRHSQSSSTQDPHRWAHQRFLPLKYDLLDPREAAEVQNHLDSCPPCARDYAVESAARTPPEERGHIPARILANWRAAGDHLRGVERQMVAQHLDHCADCRNVLAILGQDPVLAPLAQRSPESPAAHVSARRALTGPRRGLRFNWLLAGTTVWAVAATLAAVLLNVARNPTAPLMVADHGTPGKSSEAQSSVAGTVNPEAQGEPQVSMTPVGRELRGQPSLELATLVPAGVPGDRESRRYCLSIGSAAPSTSSPPHLAKCEQGAV, from the coding sequence ATGAACCGGCACTCGCAATCCTCGTCGACTCAGGATCCGCATCGTTGGGCGCACCAACGGTTTCTGCCCCTGAAGTACGACTTGCTGGATCCTCGCGAAGCGGCCGAAGTCCAGAATCACCTTGACTCCTGCCCGCCGTGCGCGCGCGACTATGCCGTAGAGAGTGCAGCGAGAACGCCGCCTGAAGAGCGAGGACACATCCCCGCGAGAATCCTGGCGAACTGGCGCGCCGCTGGGGACCATCTTCGCGGGGTAGAGCGGCAAATGGTGGCACAGCACCTTGATCATTGTGCCGACTGTCGCAACGTGCTGGCCATACTGGGACAGGACCCTGTTCTGGCTCCTTTGGCGCAAAGATCACCGGAGTCTCCAGCGGCGCACGTCTCCGCACGGCGCGCCTTGACGGGACCGCGGCGCGGTTTGCGGTTCAACTGGCTGCTGGCGGGAACCACGGTTTGGGCCGTGGCGGCAACGCTGGCCGCGGTTCTGCTCAACGTTGCCCGAAATCCCACCGCGCCCCTGATGGTTGCTGACCATGGAACCCCCGGAAAGTCGAGCGAGGCACAGTCGTCGGTAGCCGGTACCGTGAATCCGGAAGCTCAGGGCGAGCCTCAAGTCTCAATGACTCCCGTGGGGCGCGAACTTCGTGGGCAGCCGAGCCTGGAGTTGGCGACCCTGGTGCCCGCAGGTGTCCCCGGGGATAGGGAGTCGCGCAGGTATTGCTTATCGATCGGATCGGCCGCACCATCGACCTCGTCACCGCCCCACTTAGCGAAGTGCGAGCAGGGCGCGGTGTGA
- a CDS encoding FHA domain-containing protein — protein MAALLVGSGEGCDVVLEDRHISRQHLEIRRDRAPGRYIVKDLDSTNGTFVAGRRITETTVGLNEVIQIGIRPFEIRNIVAKLLTAPSGARLTIGREPPADLIVPYPDVSARHAEIWTEDGRLLVLDLGSKNGTQVNGVPATSPLEIPTGSNLTLGSYRIPPATIAAWTQQLAMPKAGVDSTAFTATVPTDGEVLLGRAPECDVVVDDPLVSWHHARIVARGGAWEVHDLGSSNGTFVNGDPIRQAVIGAADELALGPVRIRLSGRAGDAIRPHHSAVRLDAINVCREIDTGRERKRILDAVSLSIYPGELVALMGPSGSGKTTLLELLTGQRSPSSGQVLINGYDLEENLDAVRDRMGYVPQEDIMHRDLTVFETIYFTARQRLQLPDGEMRAHVDRLLTRMGLAHVRDSLIGGERIRGISGGQRKRVNIALELVTEPPLIFLDEPTSGLDATAALEVMQILRDLADSGKTIVVTIHQPRREVFELMDKLILLAKNGKLAYFGNSGTAAVEHLSSHGHLPLRPGVNPADYLLDCLEPGKEELRQDPEEWRQAYLQSDTFQTFVKQRQSDLDHYRQSCPQPRRAPRAPGWIQIPGLVARSLIRRRRDRAALWLQLGQAPFIALLIGIIFAGLGPGDASDLVKDKVPAMFLLSAVSMWLGCSNAARELVAERAVFMRERMTGLSTLAYLISSLLPQLLLVTLQTAVLVVITWPWIGLGLETLPAGLCLLFTTSVCGAALGLLVSAAVATEVAAISFVPLLVVPQLMLSGYLKPYGEVRSQPLEHVLALLTPLKWSMLALLKRLDIANGFALSRAPATPAPVDGSPIPPSLSPPDFALAGESLMRNELVLIAFTLTFLILAYARLRAVVGVDGRRSKAHQKTT, from the coding sequence GTGGCCGCGCTCCTGGTCGGTAGTGGTGAAGGTTGCGATGTTGTTCTCGAAGACCGCCATATCTCAAGGCAGCATCTCGAAATCCGGCGCGATAGGGCGCCCGGCCGCTATATCGTCAAGGATCTGGACAGCACGAATGGGACCTTCGTGGCCGGCCGGCGCATTACCGAGACTACCGTCGGACTCAACGAAGTCATCCAGATCGGCATCCGGCCGTTCGAGATTCGAAATATCGTCGCGAAGCTACTCACCGCACCTTCGGGTGCACGGCTAACGATCGGCCGCGAACCCCCGGCGGACCTGATTGTTCCCTATCCGGATGTCAGCGCGCGACATGCCGAGATCTGGACCGAGGACGGCCGGTTGCTGGTCCTTGACCTCGGCAGCAAGAACGGAACCCAGGTCAATGGGGTGCCGGCGACATCCCCGCTGGAGATTCCGACCGGCAGCAACCTGACGCTGGGGTCGTATCGAATTCCACCGGCGACGATTGCCGCCTGGACCCAGCAATTGGCAATGCCCAAGGCCGGGGTGGATTCGACCGCGTTCACTGCCACCGTACCCACCGACGGCGAAGTGCTCCTTGGTCGGGCCCCGGAATGCGATGTCGTCGTTGACGATCCCCTGGTGTCCTGGCACCACGCGCGCATCGTCGCTCGGGGTGGCGCCTGGGAGGTTCACGATCTAGGCAGCAGCAACGGGACCTTTGTCAATGGGGACCCGATCCGCCAGGCCGTCATCGGGGCCGCTGACGAATTGGCGCTCGGTCCTGTGCGGATACGGCTCTCTGGTCGGGCCGGTGACGCGATCCGTCCCCATCACAGCGCCGTACGCCTGGATGCCATCAATGTATGTCGCGAAATCGATACCGGCCGCGAGCGCAAACGTATTCTCGACGCCGTTTCATTGAGTATCTATCCCGGTGAGCTGGTCGCACTCATGGGACCTTCGGGGTCCGGAAAGACCACGCTGTTGGAACTGCTCACCGGACAGCGATCGCCGTCGAGCGGACAGGTTCTGATCAATGGATACGATCTTGAGGAGAACCTGGATGCGGTTCGTGACCGCATGGGCTACGTTCCCCAGGAAGACATCATGCACCGCGATTTGACGGTATTCGAGACGATCTACTTTACCGCGCGACAGAGACTTCAACTTCCCGACGGTGAGATGCGCGCCCACGTGGACCGCCTCCTCACGCGCATGGGATTGGCGCACGTGCGCGACTCGTTGATCGGTGGCGAGCGGATACGAGGAATCTCCGGTGGTCAACGCAAGCGCGTCAATATCGCACTCGAACTCGTCACCGAGCCGCCCCTGATATTCCTCGACGAGCCCACCTCCGGTCTTGACGCCACGGCAGCGCTTGAGGTGATGCAGATCCTACGGGACCTCGCCGACTCGGGGAAGACGATCGTCGTGACGATTCACCAGCCCCGCCGTGAAGTGTTCGAACTGATGGACAAGTTGATTCTGCTCGCCAAGAACGGGAAGCTGGCCTATTTCGGGAATTCCGGAACGGCGGCGGTCGAGCATCTCTCCTCGCATGGACACCTGCCTCTGCGCCCGGGCGTCAATCCGGCCGACTACCTGCTGGACTGTCTTGAGCCCGGAAAAGAAGAACTGCGTCAGGACCCGGAGGAATGGCGACAAGCCTATCTCCAGAGTGACACGTTCCAGACCTTCGTCAAACAAAGGCAGAGTGATCTTGATCACTACCGGCAGAGCTGTCCGCAGCCGCGTCGGGCGCCGCGCGCACCCGGCTGGATCCAGATCCCAGGTCTGGTGGCACGTAGCCTGATCAGGCGACGTCGAGATCGCGCTGCGCTATGGCTCCAGTTGGGACAGGCGCCGTTTATTGCGCTCCTGATCGGGATCATCTTTGCAGGTCTCGGTCCAGGCGACGCGTCTGATCTGGTGAAAGACAAGGTGCCGGCGATGTTCCTGCTGTCTGCCGTGTCCATGTGGCTCGGCTGCAGCAATGCCGCCCGCGAACTCGTCGCCGAGCGCGCTGTCTTCATGCGCGAACGAATGACGGGTCTTTCGACGCTCGCATACCTCATCTCTTCGTTGCTGCCGCAACTCCTGTTGGTGACGTTGCAAACAGCGGTACTGGTGGTCATTACCTGGCCGTGGATCGGGCTTGGTTTGGAGACTCTTCCCGCTGGCCTGTGTCTGCTGTTCACAACGTCCGTGTGCGGCGCGGCACTGGGCTTGCTCGTCTCGGCAGCAGTAGCCACAGAGGTTGCCGCCATTTCGTTCGTTCCTCTGCTCGTCGTGCCGCAGCTCATGTTGTCCGGGTATCTCAAGCCCTACGGTGAAGTCAGGTCACAGCCGCTGGAACATGTCTTGGCGCTCTTGACGCCCCTCAAGTGGTCAATGCTTGCGCTGCTGAAGCGATTGGACATCGCCAACGGTTTCGCCCTTTCCCGAGCACCCGCAACGCCTGCGCCAGTAGACGGCAGCCCCATCCCGCCCTCTCTGTCGCCGCCCGATTTTGCGCTGGCCGGGGAGTCGCTAATGCGGAATGAACTGGTCCTCATTGCTTTCACGTTGACCTTCCTCATCCTGGCCTATGCCAGGCTTCGCGCGGTAGTTGGCGTGGACGGACGCCGGAGTAAGGCGCACCAAAAGACAACATAA
- a CDS encoding FHA domain-containing protein, producing MPQTRALRDPQSGLVPDSVPEARHTDAQHTPAGATDHARETIAWSPDRTAHGTDPVVGWLVCVDGPERGRDFRLHAERNFSGRAAKMDVCLAADEAISRNAHLIVTFDPRTAAFAVVPGEVRGMVYINGSPLATVVALADRDIIELGNTKLLFVALCTGGFTWA from the coding sequence GTGCCGCAGACGCGCGCTTTGCGCGACCCGCAGTCCGGCCTCGTCCCCGATTCGGTACCTGAAGCGCGCCACACCGACGCCCAGCACACACCTGCCGGCGCCACCGATCATGCGCGCGAGACCATCGCCTGGTCCCCTGATCGTACGGCACACGGGACTGATCCTGTTGTCGGCTGGCTTGTGTGCGTTGACGGTCCTGAACGCGGACGCGACTTTCGCCTTCACGCGGAGCGCAACTTCAGTGGTCGCGCAGCGAAAATGGACGTGTGCCTGGCCGCCGATGAGGCGATCTCGCGCAATGCACACCTCATCGTCACTTTTGACCCGCGAACCGCCGCCTTCGCGGTAGTTCCTGGCGAAGTGCGGGGTATGGTCTACATCAATGGTTCGCCGCTGGCGACCGTTGTCGCCCTTGCAGACCGTGACATCATCGAGTTGGGCAATACGAAGTTGCTCTTCGTGGCCTTATGCACGGGCGGCTTCACATGGGCGTGA
- a CDS encoding YcfL family protein codes for MRNSETANRFYRSAIMVVTGLALSVLTACASAPRQQFRYESYKLTADATLATQDIVVVKSDWSREAGRMRASVRVRNASSQLLTLRYRFNWLDQARKPVGAEDSQWQTVEARGGEIVLLEGITIATGAADFTLEFEGDGKQGS; via the coding sequence ATGCGAAATTCTGAAACAGCGAACCGGTTTTACCGTTCGGCGATCATGGTCGTGACAGGGCTCGCGCTGAGCGTTCTCACAGCTTGTGCGAGCGCCCCTCGACAGCAGTTCCGCTATGAATCCTACAAGTTGACTGCTGATGCCACGCTCGCAACCCAGGATATCGTGGTGGTCAAGAGCGACTGGAGTCGCGAGGCGGGCCGCATGCGAGCATCGGTGCGGGTGAGGAATGCGTCGTCCCAGTTGCTGACGCTTCGGTACCGGTTCAACTGGCTCGACCAGGCTCGCAAGCCTGTCGGTGCTGAGGACTCCCAATGGCAAACCGTTGAGGCGCGAGGTGGCGAAATCGTGCTGCTGGAGGGGATCACGATCGCCACGGGTGCCGCCGATTTCACCCTGGAGTTCGAGGGTGACGGCAAACAGGGCAGTTAG